A single window of Balaenoptera acutorostrata chromosome X, mBalAcu1.1, whole genome shotgun sequence DNA harbors:
- the LOC130706403 gene encoding integrator complex subunit 6-like: MELCGEAENPSSSKEKMSMDLLSVKQEEEGGYSFGASSVSMEHDVTVTHDAHEEKMENGQISPDGFLSKSAAPELMNMAGDSIPPDQVDSLSDDFTSLRKDGLMHNPGSNALIGGTKNCNVSVEDRKVSVTSALETGPNTLQITPAMAQGINADIKHQLMKEVRKFGRKYERIFILLEGVQGPRAVRKQFIEFTIKEAARFKRQVLIQYLEKLLE, encoded by the exons ATGGAACTTTGTGGAGAAGCCGAGAATCCTTCTTCATCTAAGGAAAAGATGAGTATGGACCTGCTGTCCGTGAaacaggaagaagagggaggatACTCTTTTGGGGCCTCATCCGTGTCCATGGAACATG ATGTTACTGTCACTCACGACGCTCATGAGGAGAAGATGGAAAATGGTCAAATCTCACCCGATGGCTTCTTGTCAAAATCTGCTGCCCCAGAGCTTATGAATATGGCAGGAGATAGTATCCCACCCGACCAAGTGGATTCTCTGTCTGATGATTTCACTAGTCTCAGGAAAGATGGCCTGATGCACAATCCTGGTAGTAATGCACTCATAGGAGGAACCAAGAACTGCAATGTCTCTGTAGAGGATCGAAAAGTGTCAGTAACATCTGCTTTGGAAACTGGGCCAAATACGTTGCAAATAACTCCTGCTATGGCACAAGGAATCAATGCTGATATAAAACACCAGTTAATGAAGGAAGTTCGAAAATTTGGACGAA agtatgaaagaattttcattttgcttgaagGAGTGCAAGGACCTCGTGCAGTGAGGAAACAATTCATTGAATTTACAATCAAGGAAGCTGCAAG gttcaAAAGACAAGTCTTAATTCAGTACCTTGAGAAGCtactagaataa